The following are encoded together in the Streptomyces rapamycinicus NRRL 5491 genome:
- a CDS encoding NADPH-dependent FMN reductase, whose protein sequence is MPKIAIILGSTRPGRNGEAVAQWVFDIARRRADAEYELVDIADYRLPLLDEAVPPSLGQYSQPHTRAWAEKVASFDGYVFITPEYNHSTSGALKNAIDFLYAEWNNKAAGFVGYGSAGGTRAVEHLRLIMAELQVADVRAQVSLSLFTDFEEFSRFTPAEHQTEAVNSLLDQVVIWSTAMATVRAA, encoded by the coding sequence ATGCCCAAGATCGCCATCATCCTCGGCAGCACCCGGCCCGGCCGCAACGGCGAAGCCGTCGCCCAGTGGGTCTTCGACATCGCCCGGCGGCGCGCCGACGCGGAGTACGAGCTCGTCGACATCGCCGACTACCGGCTCCCCCTCCTGGACGAGGCGGTCCCGCCGTCGCTGGGCCAGTACTCACAGCCGCACACCAGGGCCTGGGCGGAGAAGGTCGCCTCCTTCGACGGCTATGTGTTCATCACCCCCGAGTACAACCACTCCACCTCCGGCGCCCTGAAGAACGCCATCGACTTCCTGTACGCGGAGTGGAACAACAAGGCCGCCGGTTTCGTCGGCTACGGCAGCGCCGGTGGCACCCGCGCGGTCGAGCATCTGCGCCTGATCATGGCCGAGCTGCAGGTGGCCGATGTGCGCGCACAGGTCTCGCTGTCCCTGTTCACCGACTTCGAGGAGTTCAGCAGGTTCACCCCCGCCGAGCACCAGACCGAGGCCGTGAACTCCCTGCTCGACCAGGTCGTCATCTGGAGCACCGCGATGGCCACGGTCCGCGCCGCCTGA
- a CDS encoding LacI family DNA-binding transcriptional regulator, translating into MTIGDVARAAEVSTATVSNVLNGTGRVSEATRTRVRAVAGALGYGPVGSGGHTLGLAVTAHGDSAWDFASVPYFARAISAATVAAHRRGYALMAMPSGPAEHMWRTLPAAGVVVLDSPAGDPVVRMLRARGLPLVFDGRPDELRARETWVDNDHEAMTRRVLEHLAGQGAERIALIAGPTQEYYSRASATAYRRWCSRAGVRPCVVPFDEDDPTGRGLDALLTGEGGPDAVFGLYDPCGRQILAAAARCGLSVPEDLMVVCGSEDPAYGRTVPPVSTVSLAPEQAGTAAVDALVSLVEDPPHTPPPVVLGTRLVVRSSSTRRSRRRAP; encoded by the coding sequence GTGACGATCGGGGATGTGGCACGGGCGGCGGAGGTGTCGACCGCGACGGTGTCCAACGTGCTCAACGGCACGGGCCGGGTCTCGGAGGCGACGCGGACCCGAGTGCGGGCGGTGGCCGGTGCGCTCGGTTACGGCCCGGTGGGCAGCGGCGGGCACACCCTGGGGCTCGCGGTGACCGCTCATGGCGACAGCGCATGGGACTTCGCGAGCGTGCCGTACTTCGCCCGGGCCATCAGCGCGGCCACCGTCGCCGCGCACCGGCGTGGCTACGCGCTGATGGCGATGCCCTCGGGACCGGCCGAGCACATGTGGCGCACCCTCCCGGCCGCCGGGGTGGTGGTGCTGGACAGTCCGGCCGGCGACCCCGTGGTGCGGATGCTGCGCGCCCGCGGTCTGCCCTTGGTGTTCGACGGCCGTCCCGACGAGCTGCGGGCGCGGGAGACCTGGGTCGACAACGACCACGAGGCCATGACCCGCCGGGTCCTGGAGCATCTGGCCGGGCAGGGCGCGGAGCGGATCGCGCTGATCGCCGGGCCCACCCAGGAGTACTACAGCCGCGCGAGCGCGACGGCCTACCGGCGGTGGTGTTCGCGGGCCGGTGTGCGGCCGTGCGTGGTCCCGTTCGACGAGGACGATCCCACGGGGCGGGGGCTGGACGCCCTGCTGACCGGGGAGGGCGGGCCGGACGCGGTGTTCGGCCTGTACGACCCGTGCGGCCGTCAGATCCTGGCGGCGGCCGCGCGGTGCGGGCTTTCGGTGCCGGAGGACCTGATGGTGGTGTGCGGCAGCGAGGATCCCGCCTACGGGCGCACCGTGCCGCCCGTGTCGACGGTGTCGCTGGCCCCCGAGCAGGCCGGAACGGCGGCTGTCGACGCGCTGGTGAGCCTCGTGGAGGATCCGCCGCACACGCCGCCGCCCGTGGTGCTCGGGACTCGGCTGGTGGTTCGTTCGTCCTCGACGCGCCGATCCCGTCGGCGGGCACCGTAA
- a CDS encoding LysR family transcriptional regulator: protein MELQQMRYVVAVAETNSFTRAAERCLVVQSALSHQIARLEKELGARLFERTSRRVRLTPAGAAFLPAARQCLDAAERAAAEVAAAVGEVRGRLAVGLIPTVTAVDIPGALRDFRERYPRVRVSLRVGASDDLVEQVREGALDVAFLGLPTTVRPQGVAAHELARDRLVAVVAPDHPLAGESRVDLRRLSSEVFVDLPAGTAGRAQSDLAFEAAGLTRDVAFEVTSADFIARLVGPGLGVAMLPTAYAPHLAGVVTIEVADAPARVEYVIWSRFSRTPAATAFLTALGITPTDS, encoded by the coding sequence ATGGAGCTTCAGCAGATGCGGTACGTCGTCGCCGTAGCCGAGACGAACAGCTTCACCCGCGCCGCGGAGCGGTGTCTGGTCGTCCAGTCCGCCCTCAGCCACCAAATCGCCCGCCTGGAGAAGGAGTTGGGCGCGAGGCTCTTCGAGCGCACCAGCCGCCGGGTGCGGCTGACACCGGCCGGTGCGGCCTTCCTCCCGGCCGCCCGCCAGTGCCTGGACGCCGCCGAGCGCGCGGCCGCCGAGGTCGCCGCGGCCGTCGGGGAGGTACGCGGACGGCTCGCCGTGGGCCTGATCCCCACCGTCACCGCGGTCGACATCCCGGGCGCGCTGCGCGACTTCCGCGAGCGGTATCCGCGAGTGCGCGTCAGCCTGCGGGTCGGCGCGAGCGACGACCTCGTCGAGCAGGTCAGGGAAGGCGCACTCGACGTGGCGTTCCTCGGCCTGCCGACCACCGTCCGCCCGCAGGGCGTCGCCGCCCATGAACTCGCGCGTGACCGGCTCGTCGCCGTGGTCGCGCCGGACCATCCCCTCGCCGGGGAATCACGGGTCGACCTGCGCAGGCTCTCCTCCGAGGTGTTCGTGGACCTCCCGGCCGGGACCGCCGGACGCGCCCAGTCCGACCTGGCCTTCGAGGCCGCGGGACTCACCCGTGACGTGGCCTTCGAAGTGACCAGCGCGGACTTCATCGCCCGGCTCGTCGGCCCTGGACTCGGCGTGGCGATGCTTCCCACCGCCTACGCGCCGCATCTCGCGGGCGTCGTCACCATCGAGGTCGCCGACGCACCGGCCCGCGTCGAGTACGTCATCTGGAGCCGCTTCAGCCGCACACCGGCGGCGACGGCCTTCCTCACGGCGCTGGGCATCACGCCCACGGATTCCTGA
- a CDS encoding EamA family transporter: MTRHTTEVVSGGAGGVRHGNLPRTALTALAPSVWGTTYVVTTELLPEGHPLFAGFLRALPAGLIALALRACVISPAGRATPGTHADPTGDMTQALTRTLPRGAWWGKAAALGVLNIGLFLPLLFIAAERLPGGVAATLAAAQPLVVAVLAVTVLRERLSPWRLLWGATGVVGVGLVVIGPNAALDTVGIVAGLAGAVTMALGVTLTKRWGRPAGVGATTFAGWQLTAGGLFLLPLTFLVEGAPPAIDLPAALGYLWLGLVGGLITYALWFQGITSLPVASVAVLALLSPLVAAVLGAIVLDQTLGPIQLVGFALSLAAIVAGQLPPRTRTRARTRTPDHDSVSAPAPEGTPR, translated from the coding sequence ATGACACGGCACACCACAGAAGTGGTTTCCGGCGGGGCCGGCGGTGTCCGCCACGGAAACCTGCCACGCACCGCCCTGACGGCGCTCGCGCCCTCGGTGTGGGGCACGACGTACGTCGTCACCACCGAACTGCTCCCCGAGGGGCATCCGCTCTTCGCGGGGTTCCTGCGCGCGTTGCCCGCCGGCCTGATCGCGCTCGCCCTCAGAGCCTGTGTCATATCCCCGGCCGGGCGTGCGACGCCTGGCACGCACGCTGATCCGACCGGGGATATGACACAGGCTCTCACCCGGACGCTGCCGCGCGGCGCCTGGTGGGGGAAGGCCGCGGCGCTCGGCGTGCTCAACATCGGGCTGTTCCTCCCGCTGCTGTTCATCGCGGCCGAACGCCTGCCGGGTGGCGTGGCCGCCACCCTGGCGGCGGCCCAGCCGCTGGTCGTGGCCGTCCTGGCCGTCACCGTGCTCCGTGAGCGCCTTTCGCCGTGGCGCCTCCTGTGGGGTGCGACGGGTGTCGTCGGCGTCGGTCTCGTGGTGATCGGGCCGAACGCGGCACTCGACACCGTCGGGATCGTGGCGGGCCTCGCGGGCGCGGTCACGATGGCGCTCGGCGTGACCCTCACCAAGCGCTGGGGGCGCCCCGCCGGGGTCGGTGCCACCACCTTCGCCGGGTGGCAACTCACCGCGGGCGGGCTCTTCCTGCTGCCCCTCACCTTCCTCGTCGAGGGGGCGCCTCCCGCGATCGACCTGCCCGCCGCGCTCGGCTACCTCTGGCTGGGGCTGGTCGGCGGTCTGATCACCTATGCCCTGTGGTTCCAGGGCATCACCAGCCTGCCCGTGGCCTCGGTCGCGGTTCTCGCCCTGCTCTCACCGCTGGTGGCCGCCGTTCTCGGCGCCATCGTGCTCGACCAGACGCTCGGCCCGATCCAGCTCGTGGGATTCGCGCTCTCGCTCGCCGCGATCGTCGCGGGACAGCTTCCGCCGCGCACGCGTACACGCGCCCGTACGCGGACTCCCGACCACGACTCCGTCTCCGCCCCCGCCCCGGAAGGGACACCTCGATGA
- a CDS encoding NAD(P)-dependent oxidoreductase → MKIAVVGAAGMVGSRVVGEAVSRGHDLVAVFRKEPTAAPPPGVIAVRGDADDPDHMSRLFTGADAIVAATRPAPGHEDTAVRTTTALLTAAGTAGTRILVVGGAAPLRNPGRPDRLVLDSPEYVPEPFRAIAAASAAQLDACRAHSADWIYLSPPALLEPGHRTGKYRRGTTTLITTADGTSRVSAEDLAVAVLDELENPGEDRHFTVGY, encoded by the coding sequence ATGAAGATCGCCGTTGTCGGAGCCGCCGGAATGGTCGGCTCGCGTGTCGTCGGCGAAGCCGTGAGCCGGGGCCATGACCTCGTCGCGGTGTTCCGCAAGGAGCCGACGGCCGCCCCGCCACCCGGAGTGATCGCCGTGCGGGGCGACGCCGACGACCCCGACCACATGAGCCGGCTCTTCACCGGAGCCGACGCGATCGTGGCCGCGACCCGCCCCGCCCCCGGTCACGAGGACACCGCGGTCAGGACCACGACGGCGCTGCTCACCGCCGCCGGGACGGCCGGGACCCGCATCCTCGTCGTCGGCGGCGCCGCGCCCCTGCGGAACCCGGGCCGCCCCGACCGGCTCGTCCTGGACAGCCCGGAGTACGTCCCGGAGCCCTTCCGTGCCATCGCCGCCGCCAGCGCCGCGCAACTGGACGCCTGCCGGGCCCACTCGGCGGACTGGATCTACCTCAGCCCGCCCGCCCTCCTCGAGCCCGGACACCGCACCGGAAAGTACCGGCGCGGCACCACGACCCTCATCACCACCGCCGACGGCACGTCCCGCGTCTCGGCGGAAGACCTCGCCGTGGCGGTCCTCGACGAACTGGAGAACCCGGGCGAGGACAGACACTTCACCGTCGGCTACTAG
- a CDS encoding amidohydrolase has product MSLDLARRRLLSAAAAVGAAGVLGPAASAAAAVSGRRPPGSRRPAATIIHGGRVLTGLPYVPQQEALAVGRDGRILAVGPASVVRRLAGRDTEFVDARGGTVMAGIIDGHAHCLEAGWRSLNPSLGNETYTVAALRAKLTGFLNASEDQEPDGWLVVEDWNPVGLPAGTETHHRVLDALPTRRPIALKGSDAHNMWVNQRALELAEITSSTPDPAGGHIVHDAAGAPSGLLKDTAQDIVAAVIPPPDEDKALAAAAKALRQAASNGITTYLDAATETDGLRAYAELAASDRLPQRVIPALRLDIGLVRDPKAALAHVDEQRTAYGQVPGLCFGTAKVFLDGVIEHPAQTAALLEPYLDGDGEPTGDRGDLYATATEYGRLATVLDRAGWQLHAHAIGDRAVRTALDGYEAAVRANGRRGNRHTIAHLQLVHPDDYRRFAPLGVVACMQLQWAMRNVWTMDALLPYIGPDRHRLMYPARSLERHGAALAGGSDWPVDPLDSFNQIRTAIDREGEDGALYPEREGISRSTSLRMHTAGSAHQLRIDHETGVLTPGRAADVIVLDRDVTRVPVKDITGTKVRLTLAGGRRVWDADQPGAEAATASFPAARPASLATVHDRHAACGCHR; this is encoded by the coding sequence ATGAGCCTTGACCTGGCGCGTCGTCGTCTTCTGTCGGCCGCGGCGGCGGTGGGTGCCGCGGGCGTACTCGGGCCGGCCGCCTCCGCCGCGGCCGCGGTCTCCGGCCGTCGTCCGCCCGGATCCCGTCGTCCGGCCGCGACGATCATCCACGGTGGGCGGGTGCTGACCGGGCTGCCGTATGTGCCGCAACAGGAGGCCCTCGCCGTGGGAAGGGACGGGAGGATCCTCGCGGTCGGCCCGGCGTCCGTGGTGCGGCGCCTGGCCGGGAGGGACACGGAGTTCGTCGACGCCCGCGGCGGCACCGTCATGGCGGGGATCATCGACGGCCATGCCCACTGTCTGGAGGCCGGGTGGCGCTCGCTCAACCCGTCCCTGGGCAATGAGACCTACACCGTCGCCGCGCTCCGGGCGAAGCTCACCGGTTTCCTGAACGCGAGCGAGGACCAGGAGCCCGATGGATGGCTGGTGGTGGAGGACTGGAACCCGGTGGGCCTGCCGGCCGGGACCGAGACCCACCACCGCGTCCTGGACGCGCTGCCCACCCGCCGGCCGATCGCGCTCAAGGGCTCGGACGCCCACAACATGTGGGTCAACCAGCGGGCCCTGGAGCTGGCGGAGATCACGTCCAGCACCCCGGACCCGGCCGGTGGCCATATCGTCCACGACGCGGCCGGAGCGCCGTCCGGGCTGCTGAAGGACACCGCGCAGGACATCGTCGCGGCGGTGATCCCGCCACCGGACGAGGACAAGGCGCTCGCCGCCGCGGCGAAGGCCCTCCGCCAGGCGGCGTCCAACGGCATCACCACGTACCTGGACGCCGCAACCGAGACCGACGGACTCCGCGCCTACGCCGAGCTGGCCGCCTCGGACCGGCTGCCGCAGCGGGTGATCCCCGCGCTGCGCCTGGACATCGGCCTCGTCCGCGACCCGAAGGCCGCGCTGGCCCACGTCGACGAGCAGCGCACGGCGTACGGACAGGTGCCGGGCCTGTGCTTCGGCACGGCGAAGGTCTTCCTCGACGGGGTGATCGAGCACCCCGCGCAGACCGCCGCGCTGCTGGAGCCGTACCTCGACGGTGACGGCGAACCCACTGGCGACCGGGGCGACTTGTACGCCACCGCCACCGAGTACGGGCGGCTGGCGACCGTACTGGACCGGGCCGGGTGGCAGTTGCACGCACACGCGATCGGCGACCGTGCGGTGCGCACCGCGCTGGACGGCTACGAGGCGGCGGTACGCGCCAACGGGCGCCGTGGCAACCGGCACACCATCGCCCATCTGCAACTGGTGCACCCGGACGACTACCGGCGCTTCGCACCGCTGGGCGTGGTCGCCTGCATGCAGCTCCAGTGGGCGATGCGCAATGTGTGGACGATGGACGCCCTCCTGCCCTACATCGGCCCGGACCGCCACCGGCTGATGTATCCGGCGCGCAGCCTGGAGCGGCACGGGGCGGCGCTGGCCGGGGGATCGGACTGGCCGGTGGACCCGCTCGACTCCTTCAACCAGATCCGCACCGCGATCGACCGGGAGGGCGAGGACGGGGCGCTGTACCCGGAGCGGGAGGGCATCAGCCGCTCCACCAGTCTGCGCATGCACACGGCGGGCTCGGCTCATCAGCTCCGTATCGACCACGAGACCGGTGTGCTCACCCCGGGCCGGGCCGCCGATGTGATCGTGCTCGACCGGGATGTGACCCGGGTGCCGGTCAAGGACATCACCGGCACCAAGGTCCGTCTGACGCTGGCGGGCGGCAGGCGCGTCTGGGACGCGGACCAGCCCGGCGCCGAGGCCGCCACCGCGTCGTTCCCGGCAGCGCGGCCCGCCTCCCTCGCCACCGTGCACGACCGTCACGCCGCCTGCGGCTGCCACCGCTGA
- a CDS encoding Acg family FMN-binding oxidoreductase: MSMRAHVGDQLIVESPTSGATKRDGEIVGLHHDDGTPPYDVRWSDTDQITLVFPGPDAHIHPIGDEPGRRWEETGHRGSATTHRGARSLSEAVVMSLVEDATAAPSMHNAQPWRFQYSRRSRVFRLRADLRGALPHTDPELRALHIACGAALMNLRVAVAHEGWEAQTRPLPDPADPMLLASVTLTRPLGDEADPAALYPAVRTRHTSRYPFAETEIPPSVRTALVDAADREQVSLSFASDWHLRSVVDLALEGEARNLTDAGVAADLARFTRATDDARPATEGVPEYAFGPRRRVGNAPMRDFAGGKSIPGRPTADFETFPHLVLLSTSRNRPVDWLRTGQAVERLLLRATLEGLSASFVTQALEWQDLRWPLRDPMSGMAYVQMVLRLGYGPPGTQTPRRPVHDVLDIEP; the protein is encoded by the coding sequence ATGTCGATGCGTGCCCATGTCGGCGACCAGCTGATTGTCGAAAGCCCCACCAGCGGTGCCACCAAACGGGACGGTGAGATCGTCGGACTCCACCATGACGACGGGACACCTCCCTATGACGTGCGGTGGTCGGACACCGACCAGATCACCCTTGTGTTCCCCGGACCGGACGCACACATTCACCCCATCGGGGACGAACCGGGACGGCGATGGGAGGAGACGGGCCACCGCGGCTCCGCGACGACACACCGCGGCGCCCGTTCGCTCTCCGAAGCGGTGGTCATGTCGCTGGTGGAAGACGCCACGGCGGCGCCCTCGATGCACAACGCCCAGCCCTGGCGGTTCCAGTACTCCCGGCGCAGCCGCGTGTTCCGTCTCAGGGCCGACCTGCGGGGCGCCCTGCCGCACACCGACCCCGAACTCCGCGCCCTGCACATCGCCTGTGGCGCCGCCCTGATGAACCTGCGGGTCGCGGTGGCCCACGAGGGCTGGGAGGCGCAGACCCGGCCACTGCCCGACCCCGCCGACCCGATGCTGCTGGCCTCCGTGACACTGACCCGCCCGCTCGGCGACGAGGCCGATCCGGCCGCCCTGTACCCGGCCGTGCGCACCCGGCACACCAGCCGGTACCCCTTCGCCGAGACCGAGATCCCCCCATCGGTGCGGACGGCCCTGGTCGACGCCGCAGACCGGGAGCAGGTCTCGCTGTCCTTCGCCTCCGACTGGCATCTGCGGTCCGTGGTGGACCTGGCGCTGGAGGGCGAGGCCCGCAACCTCACCGACGCGGGCGTCGCCGCGGACCTGGCCCGCTTCACCCGCGCCACGGACGACGCACGGCCGGCCACCGAAGGGGTCCCGGAGTACGCCTTCGGGCCCCGCCGCCGGGTCGGCAACGCTCCCATGCGCGACTTCGCGGGTGGCAAGTCCATCCCCGGCCGCCCGACCGCCGACTTCGAGACCTTCCCCCATCTGGTGTTGCTGAGCACCTCCCGCAACCGTCCCGTGGACTGGCTGCGCACCGGCCAGGCGGTCGAGCGGCTTCTGTTGCGGGCAACGCTGGAGGGGCTGTCCGCCTCGTTCGTCACCCAGGCCCTGGAATGGCAGGACCTGCGCTGGCCGCTGCGCGACCCGATGTCGGGCATGGCCTACGTACAGATGGTGCTGCGGCTCGGATACGGCCCTCCGGGCACACAGACCCCCAGACGGCCGGTCCACGACGTGCTGGACATCGAACCGTAG
- a CDS encoding universal stress protein gives MRLIRRRGRAGRLGGGAGLDEGVGLRGGNTGRPTAGVRIDEVRLESPARAVVRAAADSDLLMVGRRKHPPALGPRLGAVVQAAVHHASCPVAVVPHE, from the coding sequence ATGAGGCTCATCCGGCGGCGCGGGCGAGCTGGCAGGCTCGGTGGCGGAGCCGGGCTCGACGAGGGAGTCGGGCTCCGCGGCGGAAACACCGGCCGGCCCACCGCGGGTGTGCGAATCGACGAGGTCCGGCTGGAAAGCCCGGCCCGGGCCGTCGTCCGGGCCGCGGCCGACAGCGATCTGCTGATGGTCGGACGGCGGAAGCACCCGCCCGCGCTGGGGCCACGCCTGGGGGCCGTGGTGCAGGCGGCGGTGCACCACGCGAGCTGCCCGGTCGCCGTCGTCCCGCATGAGTGA
- a CDS encoding enolase C-terminal domain-like protein, with amino-acid sequence MTDRVVAGGAGEYVVDGVDSAVYTVPTDAPEADATLGWDSTTLVLATVRCGRVTGLGYTYAPAATALVVDDLLADVVTGTPALDVPRANEAMHRAVRNAGLPGVAAQAIAAVDIALWDCKARLLDLPLVHLLGRARDEVPVYGSGGFTTYDAGHQDRQLRGWTEEEGIPRVKIKIGESWGRCEDRDRERVAEARTSIGDTAALYVDANGGYAAKQAVRMAGPLADHGVTWFEEPVSADHLTTLATVRDRVPMEVTAGEYGYTLPYFAQLLAAGAVDCLQADVTRCGGITVWLRAAALAHGQGLQISGHCAPHAHAHAAASVPNLRHLEWFHDHVRVERLLFDGALAPDGGGLTPGHDGAPGLGLTLNGERARPYRVA; translated from the coding sequence GTGACGGATCGGGTCGTGGCAGGAGGCGCGGGCGAGTACGTCGTGGACGGGGTGGACAGCGCCGTCTACACGGTGCCCACCGACGCCCCCGAAGCCGACGCCACCCTCGGCTGGGACAGCACCACCCTCGTCCTCGCCACCGTCCGGTGCGGCCGGGTCACCGGACTCGGCTACACCTACGCCCCCGCCGCCACGGCCCTGGTCGTCGACGATCTGCTCGCCGACGTGGTCACCGGCACCCCGGCCCTCGATGTGCCACGCGCGAACGAGGCCATGCACCGCGCCGTGCGCAACGCCGGACTGCCCGGCGTGGCCGCCCAGGCCATCGCCGCCGTGGACATCGCCCTGTGGGACTGCAAGGCCCGCCTGCTCGACCTGCCCCTCGTCCACCTCCTGGGCAGGGCGCGGGACGAGGTGCCCGTCTACGGCAGCGGCGGCTTCACCACGTACGACGCCGGGCACCAGGACCGGCAACTGCGCGGCTGGACCGAGGAAGAGGGCATTCCCCGCGTCAAAATCAAGATCGGCGAGTCCTGGGGGCGGTGCGAGGACCGCGACCGGGAACGTGTCGCCGAGGCCCGTACGAGCATCGGCGACACCGCCGCCCTGTACGTGGACGCCAACGGCGGCTACGCCGCCAAACAGGCCGTACGCATGGCCGGCCCGCTCGCCGACCACGGTGTGACCTGGTTCGAGGAACCCGTCTCCGCCGACCACCTCACCACGCTCGCCACCGTCCGCGACCGGGTCCCCATGGAGGTCACGGCCGGTGAATACGGCTACACCCTGCCCTACTTCGCACAACTGCTCGCCGCCGGTGCCGTGGACTGCCTCCAGGCCGATGTCACCCGCTGCGGCGGCATCACCGTCTGGCTGCGCGCCGCCGCCCTCGCCCACGGCCAGGGCCTTCAGATCTCCGGCCACTGCGCCCCGCACGCCCACGCCCACGCCGCCGCGTCCGTGCCCAACCTGCGCCACCTGGAGTGGTTCCACGACCATGTGCGCGTCGAGCGCCTGCTGTTCGACGGCGCCCTCGCGCCCGACGGCGGCGGCCTCACCCCGGGCCACGACGGAGCGCCCGGGCTGGGGCTCACCCTGAACGGCGAGCGGGCCCGGCCGTATCGGGTGGCCTGA